In a genomic window of Paraburkholderia phenazinium:
- a CDS encoding ABC transporter permease, translating into MSRRLRFSTIARRTAWQALPTVAGIVVLNFFLLKLMPGDAADVIAGESGSATVETMQVLRARFGLDQPVLHQLWSYLSHLAHFSLGYSPRYDMPVMQLILSRLPNTLLLMGVALSLALVVGVTLGAVMAHWAGKWPDRVLSVLALLLYSTPGFWIGLLAIVLFSVRLGWLPSGGNLTIGVQLHGFAYFVDALKHVLLPAATLATFFVAIYARLTRAAMLEVQRQDFVRTAQAKGLHPWRVTVRHVLRNALMPLTTIVGMHFGTLLGGAAVTETVFSWPGLGRLALDAVMARDFSVLLGVLLLSSLLVIVANVVVDLLQVWLDPRVA; encoded by the coding sequence ATGAGCCGACGTTTGCGTTTCAGCACGATTGCGCGTCGCACAGCGTGGCAGGCATTGCCGACGGTGGCCGGCATCGTCGTCCTGAACTTCTTCCTGCTCAAGCTGATGCCGGGCGACGCGGCCGACGTGATCGCCGGCGAGTCCGGTTCCGCGACCGTGGAAACCATGCAGGTGCTGCGTGCGAGGTTCGGTCTCGATCAGCCGGTCCTGCATCAGTTGTGGTCGTACCTGTCGCATCTCGCGCACTTTAGCCTCGGTTATTCGCCGCGTTACGACATGCCGGTGATGCAGCTGATCCTGTCGCGCCTGCCGAATACGCTGCTGCTGATGGGCGTGGCGTTGTCGCTGGCGCTGGTGGTGGGTGTCACGCTGGGCGCGGTGATGGCGCATTGGGCCGGCAAGTGGCCCGACCGCGTGCTCTCGGTGCTGGCGCTGCTGCTCTATTCGACGCCGGGTTTCTGGATCGGCCTGCTGGCGATCGTGCTGTTTTCGGTGCGGCTCGGCTGGCTGCCGAGTGGCGGCAATCTGACCATCGGCGTGCAACTGCATGGCTTCGCGTACTTCGTGGACGCGCTCAAGCATGTCCTGCTGCCGGCTGCCACGCTCGCGACGTTCTTCGTCGCCATCTATGCCCGCCTCACGCGCGCCGCAATGCTCGAAGTGCAGCGGCAGGATTTCGTTCGTACGGCGCAGGCGAAGGGGCTGCATCCGTGGCGCGTGACCGTGCGTCATGTGTTGCGCAATGCGCTGATGCCGCTCACCACGATCGTCGGGATGCACTTCGGCACGCTGCTGGGCGGCGCGGCCGTCACGGAGACGGTGTTTAGCTGGCCCGGCCTCGGCCGGCTCGCGCTGGATGCCGTGATGGCGCGCGATTTCAGCGTGCTGCTGGGCGTGCTGTTGCTGTCCTCGCTGCTGGTGATCGTCGCGAACGTGGTGGTGGATCTGTTGCAGGTATGGCTCGATCCGCGTGTTGCCTGA
- a CDS encoding ABC transporter substrate-binding protein has protein sequence MAGLNRREFLISSGAALAAAGMPTLARAQGESAAPKRGGTLNVLINPEPPVLVSIFQTTGPALAASSKVLEGLLAYDFDLRPQPQLATAWTVSPDGLKYTFTLRQNVKWHDGQPFSSEDVAFSIDLLKSVHPRGRSTFANVTRVSTPDARTAVIELSKPAPYLLKALSAGESPIVPKHLYASGDPLSNPHNNAPIGTGPYRFKSWTRGANIVYERNPDYWAPGKPYIDTLIFKVIPDAAARSAAFETGALDLGGENPVPLTDLPRLMQLPQLAVETRGYRFLEPLSEVDFNLDHPILKDLRVRQAIAHAINPQVVQRTIAYGYADLSPTPITPASPYHDAKLAPYAFDIQTAEKLLDAAGYPRKDGGVRFSLTHDYLPYGDLYQRQADYVKSALSKIGIDVTVRSQDLPAFLKRVYADRQFDFTSIGVNTLFDPSVGVQRLYWSRNIRPGVPFSNAPHYSNPEVDRLLEAASVETDESKRVVLYQQFQQIVYRDLPILNLVAPRMVTLANRRVHNHTVSAQGLEGNLADVYLSA, from the coding sequence ATGGCTGGGCTGAATCGACGCGAGTTTCTGATTTCATCGGGCGCTGCATTGGCTGCGGCAGGCATGCCGACCCTGGCGCGGGCCCAGGGCGAGAGCGCCGCACCGAAGCGGGGCGGTACGCTCAACGTGCTGATCAACCCCGAGCCGCCGGTGCTGGTGTCGATCTTTCAGACCACTGGGCCTGCGCTGGCGGCCAGTTCGAAAGTGCTGGAAGGCCTGCTGGCATACGATTTCGATCTGCGTCCGCAACCTCAGCTCGCCACCGCCTGGACGGTCAGCCCGGACGGCCTGAAATACACCTTCACGCTGCGGCAAAACGTGAAGTGGCACGACGGTCAGCCGTTTTCTTCGGAGGACGTCGCGTTTTCGATCGACCTCCTGAAGTCCGTGCATCCGCGCGGACGCAGCACGTTCGCCAACGTGACACGCGTCTCCACACCCGACGCGCGCACCGCCGTCATCGAATTGTCGAAACCGGCGCCGTACCTGCTCAAGGCGCTGTCCGCCGGAGAATCGCCGATCGTGCCGAAGCATCTGTATGCCTCGGGCGATCCGCTCAGCAATCCTCACAACAACGCGCCGATCGGCACCGGCCCATATCGCTTCAAGTCGTGGACGCGCGGCGCCAATATCGTCTACGAGCGCAATCCCGACTACTGGGCGCCGGGCAAGCCGTACATCGACACGCTGATCTTCAAGGTGATTCCGGATGCGGCCGCGCGTTCGGCGGCCTTCGAAACGGGCGCGCTGGATCTGGGCGGCGAGAACCCGGTGCCGCTCACCGACTTGCCGCGCCTGATGCAACTGCCGCAGCTTGCGGTCGAAACGCGCGGTTACCGCTTTCTCGAGCCGCTCTCCGAGGTCGACTTCAATCTCGACCATCCGATCCTCAAGGATCTGCGAGTGCGCCAGGCCATTGCCCACGCGATCAATCCGCAGGTCGTGCAGCGCACGATCGCTTACGGTTACGCCGACCTTTCGCCGACCCCGATCACGCCGGCCTCGCCGTATCACGATGCCAAACTCGCGCCGTACGCGTTCGATATCCAAACCGCGGAGAAACTGCTCGACGCCGCGGGCTATCCGCGCAAGGACGGCGGCGTACGCTTCAGCCTGACTCACGACTACCTGCCGTATGGCGACCTGTACCAGCGCCAGGCGGACTATGTGAAATCGGCCTTGTCCAAGATCGGCATCGACGTCACGGTGCGCTCGCAGGACTTGCCCGCGTTTCTCAAGCGCGTCTACGCGGACCGCCAGTTCGACTTCACGAGTATCGGCGTGAACACGCTGTTCGATCCGAGCGTGGGCGTGCAGCGTCTCTACTGGTCCAGGAACATCCGCCCCGGCGTACCGTTTTCGAACGCGCCGCATTACAGCAATCCGGAAGTGGACCGTCTGCTCGAAGCCGCCTCGGTGGAAACCGACGAGAGCAAACGCGTCGTGCTGTATCAGCAGTTCCAGCAAATCGTCTATCGCGACCTGCCGATTCTGAATCTGGTCGCGCCGCGCATGGTTACGCTCGCCAACCGTCGCGTGCACAACCATACGGTGAGCGCCCAGGGCCTCGAAGGCAATCTGGCCGACGTGTACCTGAGCGCCTGA
- a CDS encoding ABC transporter permease subunit, which translates to MKQYRSLRCCVGRIGKTRGSRNALDRYRAQTIKGNIIMAETLGRAPASTDWSEAEPAAANRQQAVASRADGLRRLTSERALQVISWAMPLAVFAIWEALARWGALSPQVLPAPTKVAQTAFDLVKHGQLLPDLAISLLRAATGFVIGGTLGFALGTAVGFSRLAEAFLDRNIQMLRAVPFLAVLPLVIVWFGVGEVGKIFLVSLGVMFPIYINTVSGIRQVDPKLIELGRVTGLSTSKLIRRIVLPGALPSVLAGVRYALTTAWLALVVAETIATTSGIGFLAMDAREFLRTDVIVMTIVIYALIGVLADTIARALERKLLAWHSNYARGAKA; encoded by the coding sequence GTGAAGCAGTATCGGTCGCTGCGCTGCTGCGTGGGCCGCATCGGCAAGACGCGTGGCTCGCGCAACGCGCTTGATAGGTATCGGGCGCAGACGATCAAGGGAAACATCATCATGGCTGAAACGTTGGGACGCGCACCTGCATCGACTGACTGGTCGGAGGCGGAGCCTGCCGCTGCGAACCGGCAGCAAGCAGTTGCATCGCGGGCTGATGGCTTGCGGCGCTTGACCAGCGAGCGGGCGCTGCAAGTCATTTCGTGGGCGATGCCGCTGGCGGTCTTCGCGATCTGGGAGGCGCTGGCACGTTGGGGCGCCTTGTCGCCGCAAGTGTTGCCGGCGCCGACCAAGGTCGCGCAAACCGCATTCGATCTGGTGAAGCACGGCCAGTTGCTGCCTGATCTCGCCATCAGCCTGTTGCGCGCCGCAACGGGCTTCGTGATTGGCGGGACGCTGGGTTTTGCGCTCGGCACGGCGGTGGGTTTCTCGCGACTTGCCGAAGCCTTTCTCGACCGCAATATCCAGATGTTGCGCGCCGTGCCGTTTCTCGCGGTGTTGCCGCTGGTGATTGTCTGGTTCGGTGTTGGGGAGGTCGGCAAGATTTTTCTGGTCTCGCTGGGCGTGATGTTTCCGATCTATATCAACACGGTGTCCGGCATCCGCCAGGTGGACCCGAAACTGATCGAGCTCGGTCGCGTCACCGGCCTGAGTACTTCGAAGCTGATTCGCCGGATTGTGTTGCCGGGCGCGTTGCCTTCGGTGCTGGCCGGCGTGCGCTATGCGCTGACGACGGCATGGCTCGCGCTGGTCGTTGCCGAGACGATCGCGACCACGAGCGGCATCGGCTTTCTGGCGATGGACGCCCGCGAATTCCTGCGGACCGATGTGATCGTGATGACGATTGTGATCTACGCGCTGATCGGCGTGCTTGCCGATACGATTGCACGCGCGCTCGAACGCAAGCTGCTTGCTTGGCACAGCAACTACGCACGCGGAGCAAAGGCATGA
- a CDS encoding ABC transporter permease, which yields MASESPNLISTPDDGPAATSSWRSQLGGALFGQRGASSSVAGAGVGRGVWRALLRNPSALAGLVLLAAFIVLALLANRLFPGDPLDMVAAPFEWPGADPHYWLGTDSLGRDVAAGIAHGTRVSLLIGASSAAIGLVIGTLVGAVGGFFGGVVDDLLVRVTELFQTVPSFLLVIVIVAIGRPSVTTIALAIGVASWPTVARIVRAEFRTLRHADFVLAARSQGFSNARIIFGEILPNALPPVIVTASVMVASAILIESSLSFLGMGDPNAVSWGSMIGAGRDALRTAWYLTAIPGVAIVLAVLALNLLGEGLNDALNPRLRQRT from the coding sequence ATGGCTTCCGAATCTCCCAACCTGATTTCCACCCCGGATGATGGGCCCGCAGCGACCTCGTCATGGCGCAGTCAGTTGGGCGGGGCCTTGTTCGGTCAACGAGGCGCGTCCTCGAGCGTGGCCGGCGCCGGAGTGGGACGCGGCGTCTGGCGTGCGCTGCTGCGCAATCCGTCCGCGCTGGCGGGGCTGGTGCTGCTCGCCGCCTTCATCGTGCTGGCGCTGTTGGCGAACCGCCTGTTTCCCGGCGATCCGCTCGACATGGTCGCCGCGCCGTTCGAATGGCCGGGTGCGGACCCGCACTACTGGCTCGGCACCGATTCGCTCGGCCGCGATGTGGCGGCGGGCATTGCCCACGGCACGCGTGTGTCGCTGCTGATCGGCGCTTCGTCCGCGGCAATCGGGCTGGTGATCGGCACGCTGGTGGGGGCGGTGGGCGGCTTTTTCGGCGGTGTCGTCGACGATCTGCTGGTGCGCGTGACCGAACTGTTCCAGACAGTGCCGTCGTTTCTGCTGGTCATCGTGATCGTGGCAATTGGCAGGCCGAGCGTGACGACCATCGCGCTCGCCATTGGCGTGGCCTCGTGGCCGACCGTCGCGCGAATCGTGCGCGCCGAATTTCGCACGCTGCGTCACGCGGATTTTGTGCTCGCGGCACGCAGCCAGGGCTTCAGCAACGCGCGGATCATCTTCGGCGAGATTCTGCCCAATGCACTGCCGCCCGTGATCGTGACGGCCTCGGTGATGGTGGCGAGCGCGATCCTGATCGAGTCGTCCTTGTCGTTTCTCGGCATGGGCGACCCCAACGCGGTGAGCTGGGGCAGCATGATCGGCGCGGGGCGCGACGCGTTACGCACGGCGTGGTATCTGACCGCGATCCCTGGTGTGGCGATCGTCCTCGCGGTACTTGCACTGAACCTGCTGGGCGAAGGACTGAACGACGCATTGAATCCGCGCTTGCGGCAACGGACCTAA
- a CDS encoding ABC transporter ATP-binding protein, with translation MSAVESFAQGEREAAVVVRNLRRNYGPRTVIDRLNLRIDRGEFVALLGESGCGKTTLLRSLCGLDAIDGGTIDGPRLPAVVFQEPRLLPWETLWRNVSLGLPDDGAKTRAASALGEVGLADRLDDWPRNLSGGQAQRVALARALVQEPRLLLLDEPFAALDALTRIKMHRLIKLLVERHQPGVLLVTHDVDEAIALADRALIMRDGAIAAEYRISREANAQRAHPAATALREVLLTELGAGAESDA, from the coding sequence ATGAGCGCGGTCGAATCGTTCGCACAGGGGGAGCGCGAGGCCGCTGTCGTGGTGCGCAATCTGCGGCGCAACTATGGGCCGCGTACGGTCATCGACCGTCTCAACCTGCGGATCGACCGCGGCGAGTTCGTCGCGCTGCTGGGTGAAAGCGGTTGCGGCAAGACGACGCTGCTACGTTCTCTGTGCGGGCTCGATGCGATCGACGGCGGCACCATCGACGGTCCGCGGCTGCCGGCCGTGGTGTTTCAGGAGCCGCGTCTGTTGCCGTGGGAAACGCTTTGGCGCAATGTCTCGCTGGGTCTGCCGGATGACGGCGCCAAGACGCGTGCGGCGAGTGCGCTGGGCGAAGTCGGTCTCGCCGATCGTCTCGACGACTGGCCGCGCAACCTGTCCGGCGGCCAGGCGCAACGCGTGGCGCTCGCTCGCGCGCTGGTGCAGGAACCGCGACTTCTGTTGCTCGACGAGCCGTTCGCCGCGCTCGACGCGCTGACCCGCATCAAGATGCATCGCCTGATCAAATTGCTGGTGGAACGTCATCAACCGGGTGTACTGCTGGTGACGCACGATGTCGACGAGGCGATTGCGCTGGCCGATCGCGCGTTGATCATGCGCGACGGCGCGATTGCCGCCGAATACCGCATCTCTCGCGAAGCGAATGCGCAGCGCGCTCATCCCGCTGCGACTGCCTTGCGCGAAGTGCTGCTGACCGAACTGGGGGCGGGCGCCGAGTCCGACGCATAA
- a CDS encoding ABC transporter substrate-binding protein, which translates to MNPRFSPLLAMATAAVAVVATLALSGCEKSAANTEQQAASHPVSGGSLTWGVTTEPVCFDPHRASQQNAFFLIRNFVDSLIAKKADGNYGPWLAKSWQVSDDGKRYTFTLRDDVTFTDGTPFNARAVKANFDYIIKNASTTSASASLLVQYDHTEVVSPTVVTIVLKQPDSTTLESLSSVKLGFLSPQSLASNTDLCAGGPGLVGTGPFVFQRYQRGQSATFVRNPHYNWAPGYAQHQGAAYLDQVTYRFLPEASVRTGALSSGQVDLIEGVQPTDITVFDKAEGFQYLTGPSAATSFTLNVNYTAAPADDVRVRRALRDGFDLDAIVKSVYLGTVQRAWSDIGPDNADYNASLKGTWGNRVAEANKLLDEAGWTQRDADGFRTRNGKRLSIEVGYPQPYVRDSRDVLIRAMQSELRQNIGLDLRLHINTAGDFANEKATGIWSIYPNTDNPSDVAMELWDMLGDKGFLYNAIPNPDRTIVTEINQARLLPVGPQRRALLAKIQQRAVDQAFIVPLFAPAYHLAAKSTVHGIGFEPELDSPTSSYDLWVAHTAG; encoded by the coding sequence ATGAACCCACGATTTTCCCCGTTGCTCGCCATGGCTACCGCGGCCGTCGCCGTGGTGGCGACGCTGGCGCTATCCGGCTGCGAGAAAAGCGCAGCGAACACTGAACAACAGGCCGCCTCGCATCCCGTCTCGGGCGGCTCGCTCACCTGGGGCGTCACGACCGAGCCAGTGTGTTTCGATCCGCATCGAGCTTCGCAACAGAACGCATTTTTCCTGATTCGCAACTTCGTCGACTCGTTGATCGCGAAGAAAGCCGACGGCAACTATGGCCCGTGGCTCGCGAAGTCGTGGCAAGTCTCGGACGACGGCAAGCGCTACACCTTCACGCTGCGCGACGACGTCACCTTCACTGACGGCACGCCGTTCAACGCGCGGGCGGTCAAGGCGAACTTCGACTACATCATCAAGAACGCGAGTACCACGTCGGCTTCGGCATCGCTGCTGGTCCAGTACGACCACACCGAGGTGGTCTCGCCGACTGTGGTGACGATCGTGTTGAAACAACCGGACTCGACCACGCTCGAATCGCTCTCGAGCGTGAAGCTCGGCTTTCTCTCGCCACAGTCCCTGGCCTCGAACACCGATCTGTGCGCAGGCGGACCGGGTCTGGTGGGCACCGGCCCGTTCGTGTTCCAGCGTTACCAGCGCGGCCAATCCGCGACCTTCGTGCGCAATCCGCACTACAACTGGGCACCGGGCTACGCGCAGCATCAGGGCGCGGCGTATCTCGATCAGGTGACCTATCGTTTCCTGCCTGAAGCGTCCGTGCGCACAGGGGCGCTGAGTTCCGGCCAGGTCGACCTGATCGAAGGCGTCCAACCCACCGACATCACCGTATTCGACAAGGCGGAAGGCTTCCAGTATCTGACCGGGCCCTCCGCAGCTACATCGTTCACGCTGAACGTCAACTACACGGCCGCACCCGCCGACGACGTGCGCGTGCGGCGCGCGCTGCGCGACGGCTTCGATCTCGACGCGATCGTCAAGAGTGTTTATCTGGGCACGGTGCAGCGCGCGTGGTCGGACATCGGTCCGGACAACGCGGACTACAACGCGAGCCTGAAGGGCACGTGGGGCAATCGCGTCGCCGAAGCCAACAAACTGCTCGACGAAGCGGGCTGGACCCAACGCGATGCGGACGGCTTTCGCACCCGTAACGGCAAGCGTCTGTCCATCGAAGTGGGCTATCCGCAGCCTTATGTGCGCGACAGCCGCGACGTGCTGATTCGCGCCATGCAGTCGGAACTGCGCCAGAACATCGGGCTCGATCTGCGGCTGCACATCAATACGGCGGGTGACTTCGCGAACGAAAAGGCCACCGGTATCTGGAGCATCTATCCGAACACCGACAACCCGTCGGACGTTGCGATGGAACTGTGGGACATGCTCGGCGACAAGGGCTTCCTCTACAACGCGATCCCGAACCCGGACCGCACCATCGTCACGGAGATCAATCAGGCGCGCCTGTTGCCGGTCGGCCCGCAGCGCCGCGCGTTGCTCGCGAAGATCCAGCAACGCGCGGTGGATCAGGCGTTCATCGTGCCGCTGTTCGCGCCGGCGTATCACCTCGCGGCGAAGAGCACGGTGCATGGCATCGGCTTCGAGCCTGAACTCGACTCGCCGACCAGTTCGTACGACCTGTGGGTCGCGCATACGGCCGGCTAA
- a CDS encoding NrtA/SsuA/CpmA family ABC transporter substrate-binding protein, with translation MQTTLAAATLATGLGACARRSTDTVRLGWGLGGLPQLAKERGEFAKLLAKDNIKVEWVGPFPNHAPSLQAVTGNSADFGFGGSTTPALAAMIAGSPLVFTQFCVVDPRTTAVIAKDGSGIDRVEDLVGKTVAVNRSGLGEFLLLAALEKHHVDRHAVNIVYLNPPDAAPAFGQGKIDAWSMWSPGVDIARDQYKAHNVFLEGRDLDFQIDFNSYVTRRQFAEDNAALVKAVNAAYAAEAQWASEHPQETEAIAQQKGGYSIEVRDTLAAMKRTYTMHGVDDAAFLKSFQTAADWLSARNVLPQKITVTDYLAKT, from the coding sequence ATGCAAACCACACTGGCAGCCGCGACGCTCGCCACCGGGCTCGGCGCCTGCGCGCGTCGCAGCACCGATACCGTGCGCCTCGGTTGGGGCCTGGGAGGTCTGCCTCAGCTCGCCAAAGAGCGCGGCGAATTTGCGAAGCTGCTGGCGAAGGACAATATCAAGGTGGAATGGGTCGGCCCGTTCCCGAACCATGCGCCGTCGCTGCAGGCGGTCACTGGGAATAGCGCCGACTTCGGCTTCGGCGGCAGCACCACACCTGCGCTGGCGGCGATGATCGCCGGTTCGCCGCTGGTATTCACGCAGTTTTGCGTGGTCGATCCGCGCACCACGGCGGTGATTGCCAAGGACGGTTCGGGCATCGATCGGGTCGAAGATCTGGTGGGTAAAACGGTGGCGGTAAACCGTTCGGGGCTCGGCGAATTCCTGCTGCTGGCCGCGCTGGAAAAACATCATGTCGATCGTCACGCGGTCAATATCGTCTACCTGAATCCGCCTGACGCGGCGCCGGCCTTCGGGCAGGGCAAGATCGACGCGTGGTCGATGTGGAGTCCCGGCGTCGACATTGCGCGCGATCAGTACAAGGCGCATAACGTGTTTCTCGAAGGGCGTGACCTCGACTTCCAGATCGACTTCAACTCCTATGTGACCCGACGTCAATTCGCCGAAGACAACGCCGCGCTGGTCAAGGCCGTCAACGCAGCGTATGCGGCCGAGGCGCAATGGGCCTCCGAACATCCGCAGGAAACCGAAGCAATCGCCCAGCAGAAGGGCGGCTACAGCATCGAGGTCCGCGACACGCTGGCGGCGATGAAACGCACGTACACGATGCACGGTGTCGATGACGCGGCCTTCCTGAAGAGCTTCCAGACCGCAGCGGACTGGCTGTCGGCGCGCAACGTGCTGCCGCAGAAGATCACCGTCACGGATTATCTGGCGAAGACTTGA
- a CDS encoding ABC transporter ATP-binding protein, producing the protein MANLLEVRDLRVSFGAHEAVRGVSFEIAAGETLALVGESGCGKSATALSLMRLVPPPARVSGSLRFDGRELLDLPPREVRAIRGRQISMIFQEPMTSLNPVLSIGAQIVETLRQHESLSKRDAWKRAIELLDLVQVPEPQRRAFDYPHELSGGQRQRVMIAMAVACRPRLLIADEPTTALDVTIQAHILELLDSLRRELSMALLLITHDLGVVAEHADRVAVMLAGEKVEEAPVSKLFTQPQHPYTRGLLGASLNLADDLHYRGWKLPEIRHGVSDDGKPTFAVVPRAARTGQYVADSAPGFSALGDPPPLLALHDLRIDYPQRHSKSVLRAVDGVSLQIARGETVGLVGESGCGKSTLSKAILRLVPAAGGEIRLRGTDLVPLRERELRPLRRHVQMVFQDPYASLNPRRTVAEILDTVLVVNGEGDRNLRRQRVAAILDRVGLPSSALGRFPHEFSGGQRQRIGIARALVLEPDLLICDEPVSALDVSIQAQILNLLVELKRDLGLAYLFISHDLSVVRYIADRVHVMQNGRIVESGHHREIWRHPQHPYTRTLLDAIPGKDATHESLDASRIFTTSPTA; encoded by the coding sequence GTGGCCAATCTGCTGGAAGTACGCGACCTGCGCGTGAGTTTTGGTGCCCATGAGGCGGTGCGCGGCGTGAGCTTCGAGATCGCGGCGGGCGAGACGCTGGCGCTCGTCGGCGAATCGGGCTGCGGCAAATCGGCGACGGCGCTCTCGCTGATGCGGCTGGTGCCGCCACCAGCACGCGTGTCGGGCAGCTTGCGCTTCGACGGCCGGGAGTTACTCGATCTGCCGCCGCGTGAAGTGCGGGCCATCCGCGGGCGGCAGATCTCGATGATCTTCCAGGAGCCGATGACGTCGCTCAATCCTGTGCTGTCGATTGGCGCGCAGATCGTCGAGACGCTGCGGCAACACGAATCGCTGTCGAAGCGGGACGCGTGGAAGCGTGCGATTGAACTGCTCGACCTCGTGCAGGTTCCGGAGCCGCAACGACGCGCCTTCGATTATCCGCACGAACTGTCCGGCGGCCAGCGTCAGCGGGTGATGATTGCGATGGCGGTGGCATGCCGGCCGCGTCTGCTGATTGCGGATGAACCGACCACGGCGCTCGACGTAACGATCCAGGCGCATATTCTGGAACTGCTCGATTCGTTGCGGCGCGAATTGTCGATGGCGTTGCTGCTGATTACTCACGACCTGGGCGTCGTCGCGGAGCATGCGGATCGCGTCGCCGTGATGCTGGCAGGCGAGAAGGTCGAGGAAGCACCGGTATCGAAGCTCTTCACGCAACCGCAGCATCCGTACACGCGCGGTCTGCTCGGCGCTTCGCTGAATCTCGCGGACGATCTGCATTACCGCGGCTGGAAGTTGCCCGAAATCCGTCATGGTGTCAGCGACGACGGCAAACCGACCTTCGCCGTCGTGCCGCGCGCGGCACGCACCGGACAATACGTGGCCGACTCCGCGCCGGGTTTCTCCGCGCTCGGCGATCCTCCACCTTTGCTGGCGCTGCACGATTTGCGCATCGACTATCCGCAGCGGCATAGCAAGTCGGTGTTACGCGCTGTCGACGGCGTCTCGTTGCAGATTGCGCGCGGCGAAACGGTGGGACTGGTGGGCGAATCCGGTTGCGGCAAATCGACCCTCTCGAAGGCCATCCTGCGTCTCGTGCCGGCTGCCGGCGGCGAGATCCGCTTGCGCGGCACGGACCTGGTGCCGTTGCGCGAACGCGAACTACGGCCGCTGCGGCGCCATGTGCAAATGGTGTTCCAGGACCCGTATGCGTCGCTCAATCCTCGCCGAACCGTGGCGGAGATTCTGGACACGGTGCTGGTGGTGAACGGCGAGGGCGACCGGAACCTGCGTCGTCAGCGCGTGGCAGCGATCCTCGATCGGGTCGGCTTGCCGAGTTCGGCGCTAGGCCGGTTTCCGCACGAGTTTTCCGGCGGCCAACGGCAGCGCATCGGCATTGCACGCGCGCTCGTGCTCGAACCGGATCTGTTGATCTGCGATGAACCGGTGTCGGCACTCGACGTGTCGATCCAGGCGCAGATTCTCAACCTGCTGGTCGAACTGAAGCGCGATCTGGGGCTCGCGTATCTGTTCATCTCGCACGATCTATCCGTGGTGCGCTATATCGCGGACCGCGTGCACGTGATGCAGAACGGCCGCATCGTCGAGAGCGGACATCATCGCGAGATCTGGCGTCATCCGCAGCATCCTTATACGCGCACGCTGCTCGATGCGATTCCCGGCAAGGATGCGACGCATGAAAGCCTCGACGCGTCGCGGATCTTTACTACCTCGCCTACCGCGTAA
- a CDS encoding ABC transporter permease encodes MLKRIVVRLLTSLLVLWLAASATFAAIHALPGRIEDVLAGDLSYPGLREAISAQWGLNRSLGWQYGHFLVRLLHGDLGTSYVMQQPVTEVLGSQVWPTVQLAVAAGALAFAVAITVATLTAGRGAWRIRIASVLELAFTSTPVFWLGMLLLILLSFQWRLFPVSGAAGWRSLVLPAVTLALPTAGVLSQVMREALEQALDQPFVTTVRARGLGEFALRVRHVLRHALLPVVTLGGWLIGSLLGGAVITEKMFGRPGIGTVTLNAVMSQDLPVVLAVVLLAAFIHVAISTLLDVAYLFIDPRLNTR; translated from the coding sequence ATGCTGAAGAGAATCGTCGTGCGCTTGCTCACGAGCCTGCTGGTGTTATGGCTTGCCGCCAGTGCCACGTTTGCCGCGATCCACGCGTTGCCGGGCCGTATCGAAGACGTGCTGGCCGGCGACCTGTCGTATCCGGGACTGCGCGAAGCGATCAGCGCGCAGTGGGGACTCAACCGCAGCCTCGGCTGGCAGTACGGTCACTTTCTTGTGCGCCTGCTGCACGGCGACCTGGGGACGTCGTATGTGATGCAGCAACCCGTCACGGAGGTCCTGGGCAGCCAGGTGTGGCCGACTGTCCAGCTTGCGGTGGCGGCCGGCGCGCTGGCTTTCGCGGTGGCGATCACGGTGGCGACGCTGACCGCCGGCCGGGGGGCGTGGCGCATCCGTATCGCCTCGGTGCTGGAACTCGCTTTCACGTCGACGCCGGTGTTCTGGCTAGGAATGTTGTTGCTGATCCTGCTCTCGTTCCAGTGGCGGCTCTTTCCGGTGTCGGGCGCGGCGGGCTGGCGTTCGCTCGTATTGCCGGCGGTCACGCTCGCGCTGCCGACGGCCGGCGTGCTGTCGCAAGTGATGCGCGAGGCGCTCGAACAGGCGCTCGACCAGCCGTTCGTCACGACCGTCCGCGCGCGTGGGCTGGGCGAATTCGCGCTGCGCGTGCGGCATGTCTTGCGGCACGCGTTGCTGCCGGTCGTGACGCTCGGCGGCTGGCTGATCGGCAGCCTGCTCGGCGGCGCCGTAATCACCGAGAAAATGTTCGGGCGGCCCGGCATCGGCACGGTGACCTTAAACGCGGTGATGTCGCAGGATCTGCCGGTGGTGCTGGCGGTTGTGCTGCTGGCCGCCTTCATCCACGTGGCGATTTCGACGCTGCTCGATGTCGCCTACCTGTTTATCGACCCAAGGCTGAATACCCGATGA